The region CTATCAAAAGAAGATCCAAAACCATTTCTCCAGCGCTGATggctgaaagaaaaaaaaaaggcctCTGTTTCTGGTGCGGAGCCAAATATCATATGGGCCATAAGTGTGTGAAATCTCAGCTGTATCAGTTTTTGTTAGAACCACTCTCAGAGGGTGAAGCCGATGAATTCCAGGAGTGTTCTGAGAAGCTAGAGGAGATTGGCACTGAAGAAGAGAGTCTCAAATCCCCTATCATTTCATTACATGCCTTGAATGGACTACAAGGGCATAACACGATGAGGGTGGCTGCGCGTGTGGGGTCGTGTGTAGTTGTCATCTTAGTTGATTCTGGAAGCACCCATAATTTTATTGATGCACGCTTGGTTAATCGATTGTCGTTACCAGTCATTCACCAAGAGAAACTAAAAGTGTCCGTAGCAAATGGTAGTCACCTATTTACGATAGGGTTGTGTCAAGGAGTTGTTTGGGAAGTACAAAGTCACAAGTTCGAAACAAACTTTATGGTTTTATCATTAAAGGGATGCGATGTGGTTCTGGGGGTACAGTGGTTGCTAGCTCTGGGGGACATCATATGGAACTTTAGCTCCTTAACGATGCAATTCCAAATCAATGGTGAATCTTGCAGTATTCAAGGCATTGTTCCTGGTGCTCTGGCAACTCGAACCAATGATTCCAAGGCTTTTGCGATAATGGGGCAGTCACTGGGTCCGTATACGGCAATTCTGAGTTCACCAGCTCAAGTGCTACTTTTGTCCATGGGGGTCGACGATACGGAGGGCCAACTCCAAACATTGCTGAGGGAATTCGATGATGTCTTTCAAGTTCCTAAGGGTTTACCCCCTCGAAGGGTTCACGATCACAAAATTCCTTTAAGAGATGAGGGTGTTGTAGTCAAACTCCGGCCCTATCGTCATCCGGCTTTCCAGAAGACTAAAATGGAGAGGCTGATTCAGGAGATGCTTCAAGCAGGGATAATTTAGGACAGCACCAGCTCGTTTGCATCCCCCATTGTTAtggtgaaaaagaaggacgggaGTTGGAGGCTGTGCATCGATTATAGACAACTCAACCAACATACGATCAAGGATAAATTCCCTATTCCAGTCATTGAGGAGCTACTGGACGAGTTAGGGGAAGCTCGAGTCTTTTCTAAGTTGGATTTACGAGCTGGATATCATCAAATCTGCATGTGGGAACCCGATATGCACAAGACAACGTTTAGAACTCACGAGGGGCACTACGAATTTCTCGTTATGCCATTCGGCCTCACTAATGCCCCCTCAAGTTTTTAGGCCCTCATGAACTCGGTCTTTAAGCCATGGTTGCGAAAATTTGTGCTGGTCTTCTTCGATGACATTCTCGTCTATTCCACTTCATGGCTTGAGCATATACAACACTTGAGGTCAGTCCTTCTTACCCTTAGAGAAAATCAATTATATGCTAAGAGAACAAAGTGTTGTTTTGGATCACCCCAAATACAATATTTGGGACATGTTCTACACGCTGGTACTGTTGCTATGGATCCTGCTAAGATAGAATTTGTCTCTTCATGGCCCATTCCTAAATCGATTAAGGAGCTACGCAGCTTCCTAGGTCTCACTGGCTACTACAGACGGTTTATTAAGCGATATGGGGTGGTTGCAAAACCCCTAACAGATTTACTGAAGAAAAATGGTTGGTGTTGGTCCGAACAAGCTACTGAAGCTTTCTTAGCACTCAAAACAGCGTTATGTTCCGCTCCTGTGTTGATGCTTCCTAATTTCCAGTTAGAATTCACTGTAGACACATATGCCAGTGGGTTTGGGGTCGGCGCGGTTCTACAACAGCAGGGAAGACCGTTAGCTTTCTTTAGTAAGGCTCTTGGACTACGACACCAGGCCCCTATCAATATATGAAAAAGAGATGCTGGTTGTTCTACTGGCCGTACGGAAGTGGCACTCTTACTTGATTAGCCGGCATTTTAAAATACGAATAGATCACCACAGCTTAAGGTTTCTATCAAATCAGGTCGCTGTTACCCCATTCCAACAACGATGGGTAGCCAAAATGTTGGGATATGattttgagattgtgtatcgacgaGGAATCAACAACATGGTAGCTGATGCTCTCTCGCGTCAACCTCAGTTAGAACACGGTCAACACTTTTAGAAGTCAGCCAGTACAGTTATTTCCAGTCTGTTGGAACGGGTGCAACAATCCTATGTGTTGGATGACAAATTGCAAGGGATTATTCAGAATATGCAACTTCAACAGAACCAGGACCCGAGGTACTCCTGGGATGGCCGATTTCTATTTCGTAGAGGGAAGATTGTGACGGGCAGAGTCCCACAACTACGACAAGAGTTGTTTATTCATTTTCATGCAAGTGCGATCGGGGGTCATTCGGGGGTACATGCCACTAGAAAACGACTCTCAAGTCTGTTATATTGGAAGGGTTTGACCACGGATGTTAGAAAATAGATTCGCGAATGCGCCATTTGTCAACAATGTAAAGGCAAAACGGTAGCTTCTCCGGGGTTATTACAGCCACTACCGATTCCTAATCGAGCTTGGTCAGTGATAAGTATGGATTTCATCGAAGGTCTACCAATGTCCAACAAAAAGAACTCTATTCTGGTGATTGTAGATCATCTCACCAAATACAGCCATTTCCTCGCCCTGTCTCATCCTTATACGGCCAAGGAGGTAGCTCATGAATTCTTGACAAATGTATATAAGCTCCACGGGATGCCTGAGACCATTATCTCGGACCGTGACAAAATCTTTATCAGTAGCTTTTGGCAAGAACTCTTCCGACAGTCTGGTACTAAGCTCCTGTTATCCACAGCATAccaccctcagacagatggtcagacTGAAGTCTTAAACAGATGCCTTGAAAGCTACTTACGTTGTATGACAGGAGAAGCTCCTGCACGTTGGTTCCACTGGTTGGCCCTTGCTGAATGGTGGTATAATTCCTCCTTTCACTCTGCAATTCAACTCACGCCGTACGAGGCCTTGTATGGTCAACCTCCTCCAACTCATATGCCATACTTAGCTGGAGCTTCATCAGTAGCAGGGGTTGACCGTAGTCTACAAGCTCGAGAGGCGGCCAGGAACTTGCTTCAATTTTGCCTTAAGAAGGCTCAGACTTGCATGAAAACTGTTGCCGACAAACATAGATCAGAAAGAAGTTTCCAAATTGGGGACTTGGTTTACCTGAAGTTACAGCCTTATCGTCAACAGTCTCTTCGCAGGGTTATCAGTCAGAAACTAGCTCCAAAATTTTTTGGACCTTTTCCTATTATTGGGAAAGTAAGGGCAGTAACATATACCCTTCAACTTCCCCCAAACTCTCGGATCCATCCAACCTTCCACGTATCACAACTAAAGAAACATGTAGGGTCAGTTCCGACTCAATCTCAGTTACCACTCGTGGATGATCAAGGTGCCTTGCCAAAAGAACCCATTCGTATCTTAGACAGAAGAATGGTTAAGAAAGGGAATCAAGCAATGACAGAGGTGTTGATTGAATGGTCAAACACTTTTCCGGAGGACGCTACCTGGGAATCACTTCCAGCAATCCAatccaagtttcctcactttcaTCATTGAGGACAAGGATGTGTGGGAGGGAGTATTGTTATGAGCTCGATTGTTAACAGGAAAAGACTTAAATAAAATAAGCCAGAATTAATTGAAACGGGGAGTTTTTGGGGTATTAGTGAAACGGGGCGTTTTGGTTGTAACTGAATTATGTCCACgtcttttgtttgttttttccCTTTAAAATATGCATGTATTGCATGGCAGAGGTTATCGAAaatacttaagaaattttcaacAGAATTctcttatcttttcttttctccttctttcCAAATTCTCTACTCGATTTTCTATCCCTTATCATAATATAATGGAAATTGTTAAATCATTAGGGACTCATTTGTAAGAAACAAAAGCTTTGGAAATAGATGTTATAAATTGATCATTCGAGGTTCCTTGAGAATAAATACGAAATCGGGTTACAGCTCGATCGACTAAATATTGAGATATCGAGATACGAGCATTTCGGATATAAAGATTTaaaagggacttatttgtaaagtatGTAACTATGCTTAGCTTTGGTTATGTTTTAGTGAATCTAATACTATTTCGTATGAATAATTGAAAGTAGTTGAGAGAAGGTCGGATTTTCGAGGGTTAAAGGCGACAATGTGCGTCGAATAGCAAAATTGGTTTGTGCTagcataatttcattttattacatataaattttaagtaattagcttattcaaatataaatcataaataatagaatGAGTATTGAAATATCATGAATATATATGCATGAGTATATATTCTATGTTATAATGAAAAACTATGGAAAGTTGGACaataatatgaatgtttgatgtaaatatattataatacatGAATGAcatgtgaatgaatgaaaatgTAATAGATGTAATATGAAAGGTTATGTAATGATTAGTATTATGTGAACTATTTCTTGGTAATATTGTAGATGCCCTATTAAACGATCTTCGATAGAGTCGcgtatagttggcatgtcataagaTTAGTTATATTGTGATTTCTTTGGTTTATACTAATGAGGCGCGGAGCTCATATTACTTTGGACATACCGATGAAGTGCGGAGTACACATTACTTCGGTTTATACCGATGAGGCGTGAAACGCATATTACTTTGGACATACCAATGATGCATTAGGTGCAATTTTTATTGGTTTGATGATAAGATGATCTATGTACCCGTCTTGAGTTTGTGATCAGTTGATAAGGGTTGTAAACTATTTTACATGTGattgattattttaattgatattggaaaaatgaataaatcatgtcgatttgatgaattgaatgcAATGAATAatagcatgtgaaagaccatGCGGATTGAGTGGAATGAGCCTTGAGGGACAATAATGTTATGAAACGAGTTAAGCTACTCGGTTTGGTGTAACTGAGATATGGATATTGATTTGAAAATATCAAAAGTTATAAATAATATTGAGATAGTATGGATGTTATGATTTGTTTCAATGTAAATTCTAACTTTGATAatgcaaaaaaaattcaaaaaaaagttgttaaaatttaataaatttaaaaaaaaattgtaaaaattaaattatatatatttaattcaaaaatgAAATATACGTAAACTGCTATACAAGtatcattataattttaatagttcaatcagttttttcataagaaaaaataaagaaaaactaaCTTTATTAtcttacatttattttttttaaaagataaaattattttaatatagagtaatatataaattatttatagagTTTAATATGGAGAATACCATGGAttatagagttttttttttttttttggttcaataGATTATAGAATTTAGTACGTGATATAGCAATAGTCCTTAACATTGCTTGGGTGTTGGCATATTGGCTCCTACTGTATGTAGTAGCAGAGGCAAGCATTGTCTATATTGTTGGCCTTGTTAACCTAGTTGATTTGTCTGCCACTATTATACACCTTCCCACACaattatatgtacatacatatatatatatacactcctATATAAAGTTGTAAAGTTGAGGGAGAAAACTGAAAAGGATATGGAGTTGAGAGAGGGGTAGAAGAAAGAGTATATAAGGGGAACATTTATATGTACTCTTATTGGTAGGTTTATCATTCAAAGTGGTGTTTTGTTAAGTTGATTACATGACTTGACGTGATGCTAggggaaatttaaaaaataaattagaagggctgtaattaaattataaaattttgataggtaaaaatattataatttcatcatttttgaagggactaaacaattttttttttcgttttgaggttaataaaattttatcaaatattaatttataatttcatcactAATGAAGGATTGAATtacaatttttccattttagaggTTAATGATCTTACATGTCCCTTTAAATTTACCTTTGACATAATGAAGTTATAGGGTATGTTAATGATAAGCGACAACAATCATATCAAAATAGTTGAGCTTGGCGTAAACTTGATTCTAGGTGGGGCATGAAGGTTCCTCGGCAAGGTTTCCTTATTTGGTGGAGGTGGATTCTTAACCTATGTGTAACAAACATAAACAGCAACAAAAAGACCACAAACATAACAGTAACCACAACAACTTGCTGACTTAAATGGGACCAGTCCTACACCTCTAATACCATGAAAGATAGCAGTGAAAGTATGGAAGTCCACACTCTTGACAGTCTTTGCTAGGGGCatggaaaatattttattacatgcTAAGGTGACCATTCAATGTATGAAGACTCACTTTCTCTAAAGTAGAAAGACTACAATTGAAGGTTGTTGTCTCCTATCTAATTTGAGTTCATAGATTaccatttgaatatatatattatgagtACATTGATAACCTCCATGTCCAGAACAAGTCTATAGTTAATATATTTGGCAAGTTGGTAGCCAACAAAGAAATCAAGTTCCAACAACTACTGTTTGCAGTTGCAATTACAGTTCCACTTCTGGTAATACGTTATCACATGATGTAGGTGGCAAATAGACATAAATGGAGGAAAAATAGTACTGCATTTCATAATAATTTCAACTTATGTTCTCAAGTCATCAAAAATCAAGAGAATATAATATGGAAGAAAAAAATGAGCACTGATGAAATGCTCATTTCTATATTGAAAACATAAATGCTTTCTATTTCTTCTCAGAACTGAAtaaaaaagaaggaaattttACATCTGTGGTCCAAGGGGCAGCCTACTCATTAGTTGCTGGTATACTGATGTGTTGTTGGATAGATCCAAACCTGGGTCAGACATCGGTTCCATCTTTGCTTCTCCTTTTGGCAACCTGAAACCCATTTCGTTACCCTGGCGTTGATGAGGCATGTATGGATGAAGAGGCAGAACCGGCATCTTCGGTTGTCCAGGGCCTAATCCAGCCATTGCCAAATTTGCTAGGCCTGGTTGATTCATTCCAAAGGAGAAGCCGGGTGAAGGCCCCAGTTGTTGCCTTCCAGGCAGGGTAAATGGACCGAATGATGTCGGTCTAACCATGCTGTTGTGAAGTTGTGATGGCTCTGGCCTGTGGGCATGGGTTTGGACAGAAGAAGAAGCGAGGGCGGTTGCCGTGTTTGAAGTAGCAGAATTGACGTGACTGCTATTACGAGCAGCCGGAACATCATGATTATGCTTTCCTTCGTAAGTAGTAATTACTGATTTAAGGTCATGTGATGCCCTCTCCACATGCTTCCTCACGGTGCAGCCAGCACTTGTGCATTTGTAGTAACTCCTGCATTGAAACAATAGCAAACGAGCTCAGCATTATATCAGCAGTCGAGAGCAGTAAACTGAGAGGATATACAAGATAAAACAATGACGGAAGGAAAAGAAACCTTGGATTCGGATTTCCTTTCACTACTTTCTGGCCATACTTGCGCCACCGATATCCATCATCTAGGATATCTACCTCACTGGTTGTCTGGACCACAACCCTAGGCTCACGAATAGCTCGTGTGGCTCCACTCATTTCTGTTGTATAGGCTTCGATTTTCCTGGCATAAATAAAACACGAAAACATTCACATAGTGATCTCAATAGCAATATTATTCAAACATTTTATCAGATGTAAACCTTCTCTTTGATTCAGATTCATCTCCTTCACCGTCGTAACCTAACGAGACACTGCCATGTGTCCCCcgatcatcttcatcttcatcattaGAGAATGTAGATGAGGCATCCACTGCATCACCTGATTCAATGTGAGTACCATTTGGGGCCGGTGCAGTGCCGTTCTCTGGACATATAGTTGCAGAAGATGTCATCTCGATGTTTTCATGCGTCCAATCATGAGTAGCAGCAACCATTGGCTTCTGTGCAGTTGCCCAAACAGGCTCACCATCTGTACCATTTTGAAGGCCAGTTTGTTCGGGGAGTTCCAGTTGCACGTCAATTAATGGGTTAGATGATCCAATGGATGATCGACGGTTAGGTGGAGGCTTGGGATGGTTGTGAGCTCCTTTGTATATTATTTCCGTTATGTGACCTTCATGAGAACGTTCGACTTTCTTCTTAACCTGACAAGTTGGATGTGTGCATTTATAGTAACTACGAGGATATTCACTCCCTTTTACTTGTTTTTGCCCATATTTCCTCCAATTATATCCATCCTCAGATGGCGCACCACCAGCCATGCAATCTCCACTGAATCTTTGATCTCCTTCTTCATCCTGGGGCTCATCAAGAGGCAATGAATGTTCAACGCTCCCACCAACGGGATCAAAGACCCTTTGGTCTGCAGAGTTGTTACTCCCCGTATCTTTTTCAGTTGATGACCTCAAGAAATCTGCCTGAAGGCTAAGCATGTTGCTGTTTTGTTGTTGCAGTTTCCTCGGGTCTACGCTTCGAGATGGCTGAGAATTCTCGGACTGAACTGAAACTTCAACGTTAGAAAAAGACTGCTGAGGAAGACTGGCCGGAGTAACCTGCAGTCGAAAGGAAAATGGGTTACGAACAAATGCGAATAACATTGTGCATTTCCGAAGAAAGacctttttattcattaaatctttTTCTCTCATACTTTACTCGTCGCACCAAGGAGAAAAGAGGAATTCGATTCTGCAATGGGCTTGAAGGCAAATGATGATGCATTGATGTCTTCAAAATAGTTATCCTCACTTTTATCACGAGACTCTGGGATACAGCTCCTATCATTAACATTAGGAATGAATGAGAACTTTCCAGTAGTCGGGGATGGCTGTGCCTGCAGTGATACAACGAGAAATTCATATGCAACATAAATCCAATAAACATCAAAAGATTGATTTTAGGATTGCAAATGCCTTCAGTGGAGTATGGACATCATGGACCTGGGTGACCACAACAGTTGTTTGTTGATACCATCGATACTTTGTTCCAAAAAGCAGAATTATGATGGTACTAAAACTTTCAAGTTAAGCAAACTTACCAAGGAATTCGAAACAAAAACCGGAGAGTCCAGCAATGTTGTAGGGCTGAGACCAGGAGGTATTGTCAAGTAAGGAGAACGAATCTCGGGGTTAAGCGAAGTATCAGTAGACCTGATGTTTTCAGTATTCAACCTCGGAGCATTAAAACCAGCTCTGGCTGCCATCCTTTCCAACAAACCAGCCCGTGTACTTGATTTTTGCTCAAAAGTCGATTCATTTGACGGTTCACAACCTTGGTTAACATCCATTTTATCACTATTCTCTCCCAGAAAGAGTCCctcacttttattttcaagaggAGCTTTAGACACTTGTTTTGAACCACTATCATCACCTAACATAACTGTGAAAAAGGTCCTTGGACTCTGAGTAGGAGGAATCCAATCTCCGATAATAGAAATGTTATCATCGATACCGGCCATGATAAATTCCAACCCCCTTGGCTCAAATATCGGTTCGTTTCAAAATGCAGATGGTTGAATTCCTGAAAGAAGAACAACCAAAAAACACAAATATATGCTGAAATCACAACAGGAAAAATCGCAGTTTTGGTCCCGAAATCCGGTAGCAGAGATGTAATAAGTCCTTGAACTGAAAGTGAAATTATGTGAAAAATTAGAATCTTCAAACTTCAATTCAACCAAGGCAATTCCCACTTTATAAGCATACTGTAAAAGACACTTAtttccatggaaaataaaataaaataaaagagaaattatGTAACAAGAAGatgaaggtaaaaaaaaaaagtgaaaagctTTACATTCACTCCTCAGCTTCACCAAAATGAATAAGGAATACATATATCATGAAAAGGAAATCCATAGATAAAAAAACTAGAAATGATTCCATTTTTGTTCATGTTATTACCCTTTTTCTGCTTTTGTTTTTTAACATAAGAACcctaaattaaccaaaaaaaaaaggaaacaaaatattCCAAATTTGATGAACATATCTTAAAGGAAAAGTAATCAAAATTGTTGCCCATCAAGATCTAATGATAAGGAATTTGAATCATTGCTGGGTTAAGCTAAAAAAAAAGATCCAAAAACAGCATAAAATACTTGTAAGATttggaagcaaaaaaaaaaaaaaagatcataaAACAATTTCAAACACCAGAATTTGGCTTCAAAATTTGCAATAAACACATAACATAATGGCATTATTTCAACaaataaatgaagaaataaattgaaaaggaaaaagaacaaATGATTACCTGATTGATTAAAGAACCATGATGAGAGCAGGAAGAAGATAAAAACCCAAATCTTCTCTCTTCATTACA is a window of Gossypium hirsutum isolate 1008001.06 chromosome D08, Gossypium_hirsutum_v2.1, whole genome shotgun sequence DNA encoding:
- the LOC107920274 gene encoding probable WRKY transcription factor 2 isoform X1 — translated: MAGIDDNISIIGDWIPPTQSPRTFFTVMLGDDSGSKQVSKAPLENKSEGLFLGENSDKMDVNQGCEPSNESTFEQKSSTRAGLLERMAARAGFNAPRLNTENIRSTDTSLNPEIRSPYLTIPPGLSPTTLLDSPVFVSNSLAQPSPTTGKFSFIPNVNDRSCIPESRDKSEDNYFEDINASSFAFKPIAESNSSFLLGATSKVTPASLPQQSFSNVEVSVQSENSQPSRSVDPRKLQQQNSNMLSLQADFLRSSTEKDTGSNNSADQRVFDPVGGSVEHSLPLDEPQDEEGDQRFSGDCMAGGAPSEDGYNWRKYGQKQVKGSEYPRSYYKCTHPTCQVKKKVERSHEGHITEIIYKGAHNHPKPPPNRRSSIGSSNPLIDVQLELPEQTGLQNGTDGEPVWATAQKPMVAATHDWTHENIEMTSSATICPENGTAPAPNGTHIESGDAVDASSTFSNDEDEDDRGTHGSVSLGYDGEGDESESKRRKIEAYTTEMSGATRAIREPRVVVQTTSEVDILDDGYRWRKYGQKVVKGNPNPRSYYKCTSAGCTVRKHVERASHDLKSVITTYEGKHNHDVPAARNSSHVNSATSNTATALASSSVQTHAHRPEPSQLHNSMVRPTSFGPFTLPGRQQLGPSPGFSFGMNQPGLANLAMAGLGPGQPKMPVLPLHPYMPHQRQGNEMGFRLPKGEAKMEPMSDPGLDLSNNTSVYQQLMSRLPLGPQM
- the LOC107920274 gene encoding probable WRKY transcription factor 2 (The RefSeq protein has 8 substitutions compared to this genomic sequence) translates to MAGIDDNVSLIGDWIPPTQSPRTFFTAMLGDDSGSKQVSKAPLENKSEGLFLGENSDKMDVNQGCEPSNESTFEQKSSTRAGLLERMAARAGFNAPRLNTENIRSTDTSLNPEIRSPYLTIPPGLSPTTLLESPVFVSNSLAQPSPTTGKFSFIPNVNDRSCIPESRDKSEDNYFEDINASSFAFKPIAESNSSFLLGAMSKVTPASLPQQSFSNIEVSVQSENSQPSRSVDPRKLQQQNSNMLSLQADFLRSSTEKDTGSNNSADQRVFDPVGGSVEHSLPLDEPQDEEGDQRVSGDCMAGGAPSEDGYNWRKYGQKQVKGSEYPRSYYKCTHPTCQVKKKVERSHEGHITEIIYKGAHNHPKPPPNRRSSIGSSNPLIDVQLELPEQTGLQNGTDGEPVWATAQKAMVAATHDWTHENIEMTSSATICPENGTAPAPNGTHIESGDAVDASSTFSNDEDEDDRGTHGSVSLGYDGEGDESESKRRKIEAYTTEMSGATRAIREPRVVVQTTSEVDILDDGYRWRKYGQKVVKGNPNPRSYYKCTSAGCTVRKHVERASHDLKSVITTYEGKHNHDVPAARNSSHVNSATSNTATALASSSVQTHAHRPEPSQLHNSMVRPTSFGPFTLPGRQQLGPSPGFSFGMNQPGLANLAMAGLGPGQPKMPVLPLHPYMPHQRQGNEMGFRLPKGEAKMEPMSDPGLDLSNNTSVYQQLMSRLPLGPQM